The Bos indicus x Bos taurus breed Angus x Brahman F1 hybrid chromosome 25, Bos_hybrid_MaternalHap_v2.0, whole genome shotgun sequence genome has a window encoding:
- the FAHD1 gene encoding acylpyruvase FAHD1, mitochondrial yields MAASRPLSRFWEWGKNIVCVGRNYADHVREMQSAAPSEPVLFLKPSTAYAPEGSPVLVPAYTRNLHHELELAVVMGKRCRAVSEAAAMDYVAGYALCLDMTARDVQDECKKKGLPWTLAKSFTASCPVSAFVPKEKIPDPHNLKLWLKVNGELRQEGETSSMIFSIPYIISYVSKIMTLEEGDIILTGTPKGVGPVKENDEIQAGIHGVLSMKFKVERPEY; encoded by the coding sequence ATGGCCGCCAGCAGGCCGCTGTCCCGCTTCTGGGAGTGGGGGAAGAACATCGTGTGCGTGGGCCGGAACTACGCGGACCACGTCCGGGAGATGCAGAGCGCCGCGCCCAGCGAGCCGGTGCTCTTCCTGAAGCCGTCCACCGCCTACGCCCCCGAGGGCTCGCCGGTGCTCGTGCCCGCCTACACCCGCAACCTGCATCACGAGCTCGAGCTCGCCGTGGTGATGGGCAAGCGCTGCCGCGCCGTCTCGGAGGCCGCGGCCATGGACTACGTGGCCGGCTATGCCCTGTGCCTGGACATGACCGCCAGGGACGTGCAAGACGAGTGCAAGAAGAAGGGGCTGCCCTGGACTCTGGCCAAGAGTTTCACGGCCTCCTGCCCGGTCAGTGCCTTCGTGCCCAAAGAGAAGATCCCTGACCCTCACAACCTGAAGCTCTGGCTCAAGGTCAACGGCGAACTCAGGCAGGAGGGTGAGACATCCTCCATGATTTTTTCCATCCCCTACATCATCAGCTACGTTTCTAAGATCATGACCTTGGAAGAAGGAGATATTATCTTGACCGGGACGCCAAAGGGAGTGGGACCCGTTAAAGAAAATGATGAGATCCAGGCCGGCATACATGGCGTCCTCAGTATGAAGTTTAAGGTGGAGAGGCCAGAATATTGA